One region of Flavobacterium pisciphilum genomic DNA includes:
- a CDS encoding glycosyltransferase family 2 protein, which produces MKFSLIICTYMRPDPLLKLLQSVKKQGLYPDEIIIIDGSTNNETERVLNKTHFENLNYFLVSEENRGLTKQRNFGISKISEPIEIVCFLDDDTVLESGYFEILLKTYESFPDALGVGGYICNEVKWEMVTDYYVPKINEFYFDGWKRKDGSRFVLRKKLKLDSDCPPGFSSSFSHGRSVGFLPPSNKVYEVEQLMGGVSSFRKSVFDVFSFSTYFEGYGLYEDADFTIRVSKSGKLYLNTAAKLYHFHAASGRPNLYKYGKMVVRNGWYVWHVKNPSPKFKDRFKWNAITILLTLIRFSNAITDNNKKAAFTEAIGRTVGWWSLFINKPREMK; this is translated from the coding sequence ATGAAGTTTTCCTTAATTATTTGCACTTATATGCGCCCTGACCCTTTGTTGAAATTGTTGCAATCGGTTAAGAAACAAGGTTTGTATCCAGATGAAATTATAATTATTGATGGATCTACAAATAATGAAACAGAGCGTGTTTTAAATAAAACCCACTTTGAAAATCTAAACTATTTTCTAGTTTCTGAAGAAAATAGAGGACTTACTAAACAGAGAAATTTTGGAATTAGTAAAATAAGTGAACCGATAGAGATAGTTTGCTTTCTTGATGATGATACCGTTTTAGAATCAGGTTATTTTGAAATTTTATTAAAGACTTATGAGTCTTTTCCAGATGCTTTAGGAGTAGGAGGTTATATTTGTAATGAAGTAAAATGGGAGATGGTAACGGATTATTATGTGCCTAAAATAAATGAATTTTATTTTGATGGATGGAAGCGTAAAGATGGGAGTCGTTTTGTTTTAAGAAAAAAACTAAAATTGGATAGTGATTGTCCTCCTGGTTTTTCTTCTTCTTTTTCACACGGAAGAAGTGTTGGTTTTTTGCCGCCAAGTAATAAAGTGTATGAGGTAGAACAGCTTATGGGAGGTGTTTCTTCTTTTCGAAAGAGTGTATTTGATGTGTTTAGTTTTTCTACTTATTTTGAGGGATATGGTCTGTACGAAGATGCCGATTTTACTATAAGAGTTTCGAAATCTGGAAAATTATATTTAAATACAGCTGCCAAATTGTATCATTTTCATGCTGCTTCAGGAAGGCCAAATCTGTATAAATATGGAAAAATGGTAGTGAGAAATGGTTGGTATGTTTGGCATGTTAAAAACCCAAGTCCAAAATTCAAAGACCGTTTTAAATGGAACGCAATAACCATTTTACTCACATTAATACGATTTAGTAATGCTATTACGGATAACAATAAAAAAGCAGCTTTTACAGAAGCAATTGGAAGAACAGTTGGTTGGTGGAGTTTATTTATTAATAAGCCAAGAGAAATGAAATGA
- a CDS encoding glycosyltransferase family 2 protein — MIVLYHNQSRVVKVISKNNEVLEFNKKATIASVFIDLAVKYPKSKIVWCNQNYQNFIDFEAINDILHHDKMMLSYNPSDINFLGRKIGYVDESLFVKINKEVSYSTWQMSSLVGVIHASVLVAINSKIKLNRNFDYYLNSIAKVCMPLGLLCYSEPNLLLSRDFRNVVKTSDFILFKFVKEHYRTRWIFILFLNLMISEFRFPVLAMLNSFFYKNKNNGDINLDFIKVSSSIKTIDVIIPTIGRKQYLYDILKDLSQQIHLPKNVIIIEQNPLCGSVSELDYLTSEDWPFVIKHTFTNQTGACNARNIGFNQLESEWIFFADDDIRINNSFIETAFGIISQYKNKVATFSCLREGEETINKKIFQWTTFGSGCSIVKRDVVKNVFFDIRYEYGFGEDSDFGMQIRNKGFDVLFFPNPQILHLKAPIGGFRTKTVLAWGNDEIKPKPSPTVMLYKILHDTKEQINGYRIVLFFKYYGKQSIKNPIKYFFNFQKEWKQSLYWANELINKS; from the coding sequence TTGATAGTATTATATCATAATCAGAGTAGGGTGGTAAAGGTTATTTCTAAGAATAATGAAGTTTTAGAATTTAATAAAAAAGCTACTATTGCATCAGTATTTATAGATTTAGCTGTAAAATATCCGAAATCAAAAATTGTTTGGTGTAATCAAAATTATCAAAACTTCATTGATTTCGAAGCTATAAATGATATTCTACATCATGATAAAATGATGTTATCGTATAATCCAAGTGATATAAATTTCTTAGGAAGAAAAATAGGTTATGTTGATGAATCTCTTTTCGTTAAAATCAATAAGGAGGTTTCTTATTCAACTTGGCAAATGAGTAGTTTGGTAGGCGTTATACATGCAAGCGTATTAGTAGCTATCAACAGTAAGATAAAACTCAATCGGAACTTTGACTATTATTTAAACTCGATAGCAAAAGTATGTATGCCATTAGGATTATTATGTTATTCTGAGCCAAATCTGTTGTTGTCTAGGGACTTTAGGAATGTTGTGAAGACTTCAGATTTCATTCTTTTTAAATTTGTGAAGGAACATTATAGAACACGATGGATATTTATATTATTTCTGAACTTAATGATTTCGGAGTTTAGATTTCCAGTTTTGGCTATGTTGAATAGTTTTTTTTATAAGAATAAAAATAATGGAGATATCAATTTAGATTTTATTAAAGTTAGCTCTTCAATAAAGACTATTGATGTTATTATTCCAACTATTGGAAGGAAGCAATATTTATATGATATTCTAAAAGATTTGTCTCAACAAATACATTTACCTAAAAATGTAATAATTATAGAACAAAACCCTTTATGTGGAAGTGTATCAGAGTTGGATTATTTAACTTCAGAGGACTGGCCATTTGTTATTAAGCATACTTTTACAAATCAAACTGGGGCATGTAATGCAAGAAATATAGGATTTAATCAATTAGAGAGTGAATGGATATTTTTTGCAGATGACGATATTAGAATTAATAATTCTTTTATTGAAACTGCATTTGGAATTATTTCACAATATAAAAACAAAGTCGCTACTTTTAGTTGTCTGAGAGAAGGTGAAGAAACTATTAATAAAAAAATATTTCAATGGACTACTTTTGGATCAGGATGTAGTATTGTTAAAAGGGATGTTGTTAAAAATGTTTTTTTTGATATAAGATATGAGTATGGGTTTGGAGAAGATTCTGATTTTGGAATGCAAATTAGAAATAAAGGATTTGATGTTTTATTTTTTCCTAATCCACAAATTCTGCATTTAAAGGCACCAATTGGCGGGTTTAGAACAAAGACAGTGTTAGCTTGGGGTAATGATGAAATAAAACCGAAGCCATCTCCAACAGTTATGTTGTATAAAATATTACATGATACGAAAGAGCAAATAAATGGATATCGTATAGTTTTGTTTTTTAAATACTATGGTAAGCAATCAATTAAAAATCCAATAAAATATTTTTTTAATTTTCAAAAAGAATGGAAACAGAGTTTATATTGGGCTAATGAATTAATAAATAAATCATGA
- a CDS encoding glycosyltransferase family 4 protein has product MKVAFLTPEYPHLKTGNSGGIGTSIKNLAIGLLAEGVFVRVLVYGQKEDATFYDDGILIQQIKNIKFKGLSWWLTRKKIESIINELHSNKEIDLVEAPDWTGITSFISPTKCPIIIRLHGSDTYFCHLDKRPVKWINKFHEKKALQRADGLLSVSQFTANITNTVFSLNRKFTIISNPIDTTLFQVDNETSEKEKNILYFGSLIRKKGLLELPLIFNKIIENNHDVKLILIGKDVPDIISGNSSTWQMMQTLFSDEALKKVAYLGSVPYNEMKKKIQQATVCVFPSFAEAFPVSWLEAMAMEKPIVASNIGWANEMIDDGVNGFLGHPTDHSSFAKNINNLLENEKLCSSIGKVARKKVEECFDTEVLAKRNIEFYKSLISKP; this is encoded by the coding sequence ATGAAAGTAGCTTTTTTGACGCCTGAATATCCACATCTGAAAACAGGGAACTCAGGCGGGATAGGGACAAGTATAAAGAATTTGGCGATAGGACTTTTAGCAGAAGGTGTTTTTGTTAGGGTTTTAGTATATGGACAGAAAGAAGACGCTACTTTTTATGATGATGGAATTCTTATACAACAGATAAAAAATATAAAATTCAAAGGCTTATCATGGTGGTTGACAAGAAAAAAAATTGAGAGTATAATTAATGAATTACATTCTAATAAAGAAATTGATCTTGTAGAAGCACCAGATTGGACAGGTATTACTTCATTTATAAGCCCCACAAAATGCCCGATTATAATACGATTACACGGTTCTGATACTTATTTTTGTCATTTGGATAAGCGCCCTGTAAAATGGATTAATAAGTTCCATGAAAAAAAAGCACTACAGAGAGCAGATGGATTATTGTCTGTAAGCCAGTTCACTGCTAATATTACAAATACAGTTTTTAGTTTAAATAGAAAATTTACAATTATCTCAAATCCTATCGATACAACTTTATTTCAGGTAGATAATGAAACTTCTGAGAAAGAAAAAAACATATTGTATTTTGGAAGTTTAATTCGTAAAAAAGGACTTCTAGAGCTGCCTTTAATCTTTAATAAAATTATAGAGAATAATCATGATGTAAAATTGATTTTAATTGGTAAAGATGTTCCAGATATTATTTCAGGAAATTCTTCGACTTGGCAAATGATGCAAACTCTCTTTTCTGATGAAGCATTAAAAAAAGTAGCATATTTGGGAAGTGTTCCTTATAATGAAATGAAAAAGAAAATTCAGCAAGCAACAGTTTGTGTGTTTCCTTCTTTTGCTGAGGCATTCCCAGTATCTTGGTTAGAAGCTATGGCTATGGAAAAGCCAATCGTAGCTTCAAATATTGGTTGGGCTAATGAGATGATTGATGATGGAGTTAATGGGTTCTTAGGGCATCCAACAGATCACAGTTCTTTTGCTAAAAATATTAATAATTTGTTAGAGAATGAAAAATTATGTTCATCAATAGGAAAAGTAGCTAGAAAAAAAGTAGAAGAATGTTTTGATACAGAAGTTTTAGCGAAACGAAATATTGAGTTTTATAAATCATTAATATCTAAGCCTTGA
- a CDS encoding MBOAT family O-acyltransferase → MFFNSLAFAIFLPIVFFLYWFVFNKTKSSQNALLIIASYYFYSCWDWRFLFLLVFSTFLDYYTGIQIEKGKTERSRKFWFWLSILVNLGFLGIFKYYNFFSASFSELLSNVGIQASPILLDVILPVGISFYTFHGLSYVIDIYYKRIKAEYNFIDYSLFVSYFPLLVAGPIERATHLLPQVKVKREFDFEKAKEGIYQIIWGLVKKVVIADTCATYANAIFDNYTSMNSFSLILGAVYFAFQIYGDFSGYSDIALGVSKLFGLDLLRNFNYPYFSRDIAEFWRRWHISLSSWFRDYLYIPLGGSKGGIWMKIRNTFIIFIVSGFWHGANWTYVAWGLINAIYFLPLLLSSSNRNNMGTIELKFNFDSVRVIMSILYTFLLTCVAWVFFRAKTISDAVQYLKRIITNRDFNFQYLDNERYNYELLLMIGLFVLVEWYNRHKIEPLSGKRSMLKLTLAIAAIIAFGTFSDYKEFIYFQF, encoded by the coding sequence ATGTTTTTTAACTCATTAGCTTTTGCTATTTTTTTACCAATCGTTTTTTTCTTGTATTGGTTTGTCTTTAATAAAACAAAAAGTAGTCAAAATGCTTTATTGATTATTGCTAGTTATTATTTTTATTCTTGTTGGGATTGGAGATTCCTTTTTTTATTGGTTTTTTCTACATTTCTGGATTATTATACAGGAATTCAAATTGAGAAAGGGAAAACTGAAAGAAGTCGAAAATTTTGGTTTTGGCTTAGTATTTTAGTCAATCTAGGTTTTTTAGGGATTTTCAAATACTATAATTTCTTTTCAGCATCTTTTTCGGAGTTACTAAGTAATGTCGGAATTCAAGCAAGTCCAATTTTATTGGATGTAATTCTTCCAGTTGGAATTTCATTCTACACTTTTCATGGATTATCTTATGTAATTGATATTTATTATAAAAGAATAAAAGCCGAATATAATTTTATAGATTATTCGTTATTCGTCAGTTATTTTCCTCTTTTGGTGGCTGGGCCAATCGAGAGAGCTACCCATTTATTACCACAAGTTAAAGTAAAACGAGAATTTGATTTTGAAAAAGCTAAAGAAGGGATTTATCAAATCATATGGGGATTAGTCAAAAAAGTAGTTATTGCAGATACTTGTGCAACATATGCGAATGCCATTTTTGATAATTATACTTCTATGAATTCTTTCTCTTTAATTTTGGGAGCAGTGTATTTTGCATTTCAAATTTATGGTGATTTTTCAGGATACTCAGATATCGCATTGGGGGTTTCAAAATTATTTGGTTTAGATTTATTGCGAAATTTTAATTACCCTTACTTTTCGAGAGATATCGCGGAGTTTTGGCGTCGTTGGCACATCTCGCTTTCATCTTGGTTTCGCGATTACTTATATATTCCTTTAGGTGGAAGCAAGGGAGGGATTTGGATGAAAATTAGAAATACATTTATCATTTTTATTGTAAGTGGATTTTGGCATGGTGCTAATTGGACTTATGTTGCTTGGGGCTTGATTAATGCCATTTATTTTCTGCCTTTGCTTTTATCAAGTAGTAACAGAAATAACATGGGTACAATTGAGTTGAAATTTAATTTTGATTCGGTAAGAGTAATCATGAGTATTCTATATACTTTTTTATTGACTTGCGTAGCTTGGGTCTTTTTTAGAGCAAAAACTATTTCAGATGCAGTTCAGTATTTAAAGCGCATTATTACTAATAGAGATTTTAATTTTCAATATTTAGATAATGAGCGATATAATTATGAATTGTTACTTATGATTGGTTTATTTGTTTTGGTAGAATGGTATAATCGCCATAAAATAGAGCCCCTTTCAGGAAAAAGGAGTATGCTGAAATTGACGTTGGCAATAGCAGCTATTATTGCTTTTGGAACTTTTTCAGATTATAAAGAATTTATTTATTTTCAATTTTAA
- a CDS encoding glycosyltransferase family 4 protein has protein sequence MIKSKIAVICNYELLPERVGGMDYFFWDFDKKCKENGIEIEWFFPNISHHLGYSKLTIHSSKTKNIENDFLVFCSQNKKEYSHIITHFVELCTPFFYKIKKISSAKIIAIDHNPRPLNGYSLKKKINKRLKGILFSRYIDIFVGVSNYTVNEILADFGSHLKYKTKTIYNGVILDAILMRDMRNEVNPSFLVASHLRESKGIQDLIEAVNSLPLEIKNEIKITVYGDGPYKKQLIEKTEEYFLEKCFVFVGSRSNLNEVFFKYDYMLQPTHMECFSLSILESLAANVPVITTNVGGNTEVVSDAENGYIFEAKNVKALAIILEDIYFGNKKISMNTRELIANSFSLPKMVEDHFKLL, from the coding sequence ATGATTAAGAGCAAAATAGCAGTAATTTGTAATTATGAATTACTTCCCGAACGTGTAGGAGGTATGGATTATTTTTTCTGGGATTTTGATAAAAAATGTAAAGAAAACGGTATTGAAATTGAGTGGTTTTTTCCAAATATATCTCATCATTTGGGTTATTCAAAATTAACTATTCATAGTAGTAAAACTAAAAACATAGAAAATGATTTTTTGGTTTTTTGTAGTCAAAACAAAAAAGAATACTCCCATATTATTACTCATTTTGTAGAATTATGCACTCCATTTTTTTATAAAATAAAAAAAATATCTAGTGCTAAAATTATTGCTATAGATCATAATCCGAGACCTCTAAACGGGTATTCTTTAAAAAAGAAAATAAACAAAAGGTTAAAAGGAATTTTGTTTTCTAGATATATTGACATTTTTGTTGGCGTGTCTAATTATACTGTAAATGAAATTTTAGCAGATTTTGGTTCTCATTTAAAATATAAAACAAAGACAATTTATAATGGAGTTATTTTAGATGCAATTTTGATGAGAGATATGCGGAATGAAGTAAACCCCAGTTTTTTGGTAGCTTCCCATCTCAGAGAATCCAAAGGCATTCAGGATTTAATTGAAGCGGTAAATTCTCTCCCATTGGAAATTAAAAATGAAATTAAAATAACTGTTTATGGGGATGGTCCGTATAAGAAACAATTAATAGAAAAAACAGAAGAATATTTTCTAGAAAAATGTTTTGTTTTTGTTGGAAGTAGATCAAATCTTAATGAAGTTTTCTTTAAATATGATTATATGCTACAGCCTACACATATGGAATGTTTTAGCTTATCCATTCTAGAGAGTCTAGCTGCAAATGTTCCTGTAATTACAACAAATGTGGGAGGCAATACAGAAGTCGTCTCAGATGCTGAAAATGGGTATATTTTTGAAGCAAAAAATGTAAAAGCATTGGCTATAATTCTAGAAGATATTTATTTTGGAAACAAAAAGATATCTATGAATACAAGAGAATTAATTGCCAATTCCTTTTCTTTGCCGAAAATGGTAGAGGATCATTTCAAGCTACTTTAA
- the asnB gene encoding asparagine synthase (glutamine-hydrolyzing), with amino-acid sequence MCGIAGIIGEFKETQLDAMLAIQKHRGPDATAKYFDSNFSALGHNRLAIIDLSADSNQPFKDNSGRYVVVFNGEIYNYIEIRAALKKQYDFKTSSDTEVLLAAFIVYGKECLQMFNGMFAFAIWDNHKKKLFAARDRFGVKPFYYSFFNNSFYFSSEIKGLHVAGIKKEPNEKVWASYFAFGSYGMPDETFWTNIDQLPGGYFLELENKNLIIKKWYNFEEEIAKQSKKRTLEEVKKEYVALLKDSINLRFRADVSVGFNVSGGVDSSLLLALVNLQEDNSKINAYTFYTNNSDYDELPWVEKIINQSQNSLTKVLLESDEVPALTQEMQWQQDEPFGGIPTLAYAKIFEQAQKDEVLVLLDGQGMDEQWAGYDYYTQNNDSTIQGVQDSPYKVNMLSNSFLAQAEKPLYPRPFNDEVLNKQYRDLFYTKIPRALRFNDRISMAHSTELREPFLDHRLVEFAFSLPLDYKIKNGISKFILREIASEYFVNDLVYAPKRPLQTPQREWLAEDLKKWVTQCFAELQKSTYSHWFDKESLQNELENYFKGNIQSSFHIWQCISFYGMLKN; translated from the coding sequence ATGTGCGGTATTGCAGGGATAATTGGTGAATTTAAAGAAACTCAATTGGATGCAATGCTTGCTATCCAAAAGCATAGAGGGCCTGATGCGACAGCGAAATATTTTGATTCTAATTTTTCGGCATTAGGGCATAACCGATTAGCAATTATTGATTTATCAGCTGATTCTAATCAGCCATTTAAAGATAATTCAGGACGCTATGTTGTAGTTTTTAATGGTGAAATTTATAATTATATAGAAATTAGAGCAGCTTTAAAAAAGCAATATGATTTCAAAACAAGCTCGGATACAGAAGTTTTGTTGGCAGCATTTATTGTTTATGGAAAAGAATGTTTGCAAATGTTTAATGGTATGTTTGCTTTTGCCATTTGGGATAATCATAAGAAAAAATTATTTGCAGCTAGAGATAGATTTGGGGTAAAACCCTTCTATTATAGTTTCTTTAATAATAGTTTTTATTTTTCATCTGAAATAAAGGGACTGCATGTTGCTGGAATAAAAAAAGAACCTAACGAAAAAGTATGGGCTTCCTATTTTGCATTTGGTTCTTATGGAATGCCAGATGAAACTTTTTGGACAAATATTGATCAATTACCTGGAGGATATTTTTTAGAGCTTGAAAATAAAAATTTAATTATAAAAAAATGGTATAATTTTGAAGAAGAAATAGCTAAGCAATCTAAGAAACGAACTCTTGAAGAAGTAAAAAAAGAATATGTTGCACTTTTAAAAGATAGTATAAATCTACGTTTTAGAGCAGATGTTTCAGTAGGTTTTAATGTTAGTGGAGGGGTAGATAGTTCCTTATTATTGGCTTTAGTAAATCTCCAAGAAGATAATTCAAAAATAAATGCTTATACTTTTTATACTAACAATTCCGATTATGATGAATTACCTTGGGTCGAAAAAATAATTAACCAATCTCAAAATTCATTGACAAAAGTGCTTTTAGAATCTGATGAAGTTCCAGCTTTGACGCAAGAAATGCAGTGGCAACAAGACGAGCCTTTTGGAGGTATCCCTACATTGGCATATGCTAAAATTTTTGAGCAAGCGCAAAAAGATGAAGTTTTGGTTCTTTTAGATGGGCAAGGAATGGATGAGCAGTGGGCAGGATATGATTATTATACTCAAAATAATGATTCTACGATACAAGGTGTTCAGGATTCTCCATATAAAGTTAATATGCTTTCTAATTCTTTTTTAGCGCAAGCGGAAAAGCCTTTATACCCAAGACCTTTTAATGATGAAGTATTAAATAAGCAATATAGGGATTTATTTTACACAAAAATTCCTCGGGCATTACGGTTCAATGATCGTATTTCTATGGCACATTCGACAGAATTGAGAGAGCCTTTTTTAGATCATCGTTTGGTTGAATTTGCCTTTTCACTACCGTTAGACTATAAAATTAAAAATGGCATTTCTAAATTTATTTTGCGTGAAATTGCCTCAGAATATTTTGTAAATGATTTAGTTTATGCACCCAAAAGACCACTACAAACACCACAACGTGAATGGTTGGCAGAAGATTTAAAGAAATGGGTAACTCAATGTTTTGCAGAATTACAAAAATCAACTTATTCTCATTGGTTTGATAAAGAATCTTTACAAAATGAATTAGAAAACTATTTTAAAGGTAATATCCAGTCTAGCTTTCATATTTGGCAGTGTATTAGTTTTTATGGAATGCTAAAAAATTAA
- a CDS encoding cytidylyltransferase domain-containing protein, with amino-acid sequence MKILAIIPVRGGSKGIPGKNIKLLNGKPLLAYTSEMALQSKYLTEVIVSTEDEQIKVVANNLGIKVPFMRPIELAEDNTRTIDVIIHALQWYQNQNVFFDAVCLLQVTSPFRTLEFLDKAIEKFIEKESDSLVSVQRVPHEYNPHWAFELNEEGNLKIATGETEIISRRQELPIAYHRDGSFYITKTKVLLEEYSLYGKSTAFIESDPKFYINIDTMDDWKKAEEMIQTKLK; translated from the coding sequence ATGAAAATTTTAGCTATCATACCAGTTCGTGGTGGGTCCAAAGGAATTCCAGGTAAAAACATTAAGTTATTAAATGGGAAACCATTATTAGCGTATACCTCTGAAATGGCGTTACAATCTAAATATTTAACGGAAGTTATTGTTTCTACTGAAGATGAACAAATAAAAGTAGTAGCGAATAATCTTGGAATAAAAGTACCATTCATGAGACCTATTGAATTAGCAGAAGATAATACACGAACTATCGATGTAATTATCCATGCGTTACAATGGTACCAAAATCAAAATGTTTTTTTTGATGCTGTTTGTCTTTTACAGGTAACAAGTCCATTTAGGACACTTGAATTTTTAGATAAAGCTATTGAGAAATTTATAGAAAAAGAATCAGATTCTTTGGTTTCTGTTCAAAGAGTACCACATGAATATAATCCGCATTGGGCATTCGAATTGAATGAAGAAGGGAATTTAAAAATTGCTACGGGAGAAACTGAAATTATTAGCCGTAGACAAGAGTTACCTATTGCTTATCATAGAGATGGAAGTTTTTATATTACTAAGACAAAAGTACTTTTAGAAGAATATTCCTTATATGGAAAAAGTACTGCTTTTATTGAATCGGATCCTAAATTTTATATTAATATTGATACTATGGATGATTGGAAAAAAGCAGAAGAAATGATTCAAACTAAGTTGAAATAA
- the neuC gene encoding UDP-N-acetylglucosamine 2-epimerase: protein MPKRKIAVVITARPSYSRVKTVLAAIQKHSELELLLVVAASALLDRYGSAVNYIERDGFTIAAKVFNVLEGENLTAAAKTTGIGILELSTVFDNLKPDIVVTVADRFETMATAIAASYMNIPLAHIQGGEVTGNIDEKVRHAITKLSDYHFVASESAKERVIKLGEDPEMVFNTGCPSIDLAKEVIISEELLFNPYEKYGGVGAKPDLSQGYLVVMQHPVTTEYQNSRKHIEATLEAIYKLDKPTLWFWPNVDAGADGTSTGIRAFREQHELPNVHFFKNMEGIDFLQLLKYSDCLIGNSSVGIRECAFLGVPVINIGSRQNRRDRGGNSVDVDYSQDQIEVAITASIRNGKTISSSIYGDGKSGIRIAELLAKLPLNFHKTIMY, encoded by the coding sequence ATGCCTAAAAGAAAAATAGCTGTGGTTATCACGGCGCGTCCTTCCTACAGTCGTGTAAAAACAGTATTAGCAGCTATTCAAAAACATTCTGAGTTAGAATTGTTATTGGTGGTGGCAGCCTCTGCTTTGTTGGATCGATATGGTTCTGCTGTGAATTATATCGAAAGAGATGGTTTTACAATTGCTGCAAAGGTTTTTAATGTATTGGAAGGGGAAAATTTAACTGCTGCAGCAAAGACTACAGGAATAGGTATTTTGGAATTGTCAACTGTTTTTGATAATCTAAAACCAGATATTGTTGTTACTGTTGCCGATAGATTTGAAACTATGGCAACTGCCATTGCAGCTTCGTATATGAACATTCCTTTGGCACATATTCAAGGAGGAGAAGTTACTGGGAATATTGATGAAAAAGTGCGACATGCTATTACAAAGTTATCTGATTATCATTTTGTTGCTTCAGAGAGTGCTAAAGAAAGAGTTATTAAATTAGGAGAAGATCCAGAGATGGTATTTAATACTGGTTGTCCTTCTATTGATCTAGCTAAAGAGGTGATTATAAGTGAGGAACTTTTATTTAATCCATATGAAAAATATGGTGGTGTGGGGGCAAAACCTGATTTGTCACAAGGCTACTTAGTAGTTATGCAGCATCCAGTTACAACAGAATATCAAAATTCAAGAAAGCATATAGAAGCTACACTAGAAGCAATTTATAAATTAGACAAGCCTACACTTTGGTTTTGGCCAAATGTTGATGCTGGAGCAGATGGAACATCAACAGGGATCCGAGCTTTTAGAGAACAGCATGAGTTGCCGAATGTTCATTTTTTCAAGAATATGGAAGGAATTGACTTTTTGCAGTTGCTGAAATATAGTGATTGTTTGATAGGTAATTCTAGTGTAGGAATACGAGAATGTGCTTTTTTAGGAGTTCCAGTTATTAATATTGGTTCCCGTCAAAACAGAAGAGATCGAGGAGGAAATAGTGTTGATGTAGATTATTCACAAGATCAAATAGAAGTTGCAATTACAGCTTCAATAAGAAATGGAAAGACTATTTCATCATCTATTTATGGAGATGGAAAGTCTGGTATACGAATAGCTGAGTTATTAGCTAAATTACCTTTGAACTTTCATAAAACCATAATGTATTAA
- a CDS encoding N-acetylneuraminate synthase family protein, with translation MLSEKLSPYIIAEIGQAHEGSLGILYSYIDALAQTGVNAVKFQMHIAEAESSEEEPFRIKFSLEDKTRFDYWKRMGFSLEQWKGIKKHCDEAGLDFICSPFSNLAVDWLEEIGVEQYKIGSGEVNNFLLLEKISKTMKPVILSSGMSSYEELDATVLFLKERNVDFSILQCTTAYPTKPEEYGLNVIQELRNRYNVAIGFSDHSAKIETGIAAIALGASILEFHVVFDRRIFGPDSKSSLTISETKDLVVAVRNIATALSNNINKNNNEVFSPLKQIFEKSLAVNKDLPKNHILTFDDLESKKPKGLGIDAFRFEEIIGKALSRDLKKWDFLNEKDLS, from the coding sequence ATGTTATCTGAAAAATTATCACCTTATATTATTGCTGAAATAGGTCAGGCACACGAAGGTAGTTTAGGAATTTTATATTCTTATATAGATGCTCTAGCTCAAACTGGAGTTAATGCTGTGAAGTTTCAAATGCATATTGCAGAAGCTGAAAGTAGCGAAGAAGAACCTTTTCGTATAAAGTTTTCATTAGAGGATAAGACAAGGTTTGATTATTGGAAACGTATGGGATTTTCTTTGGAGCAATGGAAAGGAATTAAAAAACATTGTGATGAAGCGGGGTTAGATTTCATTTGTTCTCCCTTTAGTAATTTAGCAGTTGATTGGCTTGAAGAAATAGGAGTGGAGCAATATAAAATTGGATCAGGAGAAGTAAATAATTTTTTGCTTTTAGAAAAGATTAGTAAAACAATGAAACCTGTTATTTTGTCTTCAGGAATGAGTTCTTATGAAGAATTAGATGCAACTGTCTTATTTTTGAAAGAGAGGAATGTCGATTTTTCTATTTTACAATGTACTACTGCATATCCTACGAAACCAGAAGAGTATGGTTTGAATGTGATTCAGGAATTAAGAAATCGCTATAACGTAGCTATTGGTTTTTCAGATCATTCTGCAAAAATAGAAACGGGTATTGCTGCAATTGCTTTGGGAGCGAGTATTCTCGAGTTCCATGTCGTTTTTGATAGACGAATTTTTGGACCAGATTCAAAGTCTTCTCTAACTATTTCAGAAACTAAAGATTTGGTAGTTGCAGTTCGGAATATAGCAACTGCATTATCAAATAATATTAACAAAAATAATAACGAAGTTTTTTCTCCGCTGAAGCAAATTTTCGAAAAATCATTGGCAGTTAATAAAGATTTACCTAAAAATCATATTCTGACTTTTGATGATTTAGAATCTAAAAAACCGAAAGGACTGGGAATCGACGCTTTTCGTTTTGAAGAAATAATTGGGAAAGCTCTGAGTAGAGATTTAAAAAAATGGGATTTTTTGAATGAGAAAGATTTGTCTTAA